From a single Maylandia zebra isolate NMK-2024a linkage group LG3, Mzebra_GT3a, whole genome shotgun sequence genomic region:
- the LOC143416928 gene encoding low affinity immunoglobulin gamma Fc region receptor II-like: MKETSVLCLLFLISLLSCSTNQARLTVSPSSSQFFEEDFVSLSCEEDDSSAGWTLRRNTSKQQRSQCADGWGKPAGSSCDIGYMLKSDSGVYWCESREGPISNMVNLTVAGGSVILQSPVLPVMEGDDVTLLCKTKTTPSNLPAAFYKDGSLIRKQPTGHMTIQHVSRSDEGLYKCDIIGHGESPSSWITVTDKHTTTPPPTTTPQPTTTSPSDRSVLQLLFVRSIYVVVLLVLLVLLKRRCVDRKLEGETQTS, from the exons atgaaggaaacatctgtgctgtgtctgctct ttctgatctcactgctgagctgctcaacaaaccaag ctcgtctgactgtgagtcccagcagctctcagttcttTGAGGAagactttgtgtctctgagctgtgaggaggacgacagctctgctggatggactctgaggagaaacacaagcaaacaacaGAGGAGTCAGTGTGCAGATGGGTGGGGAAAACCAGCTGGTTCTTCCTGTGATATCGGCTACATGCTCAAATCAgacagtggagtttactggtgtgagtccagagagggtcccatcagtaacatggttaacctgacagtcgctg gtggatcagtgatcctgcagagtcctgtcctccctgtgatggagggagatgacgtcactctgctctgtaaaacaaagaccactccctccaacctcccagctgctttctataaagatggctccctcatcaggaagcagcctacaggtcacatgaccatccagcatgtttccaggtctgatgaaggcctctacaagtgtgacatcatcggtcatggagagtctccatccagctggatcactgtcacag acaaacacaccaccacacctccacctacaaCCACACCTCAACCCACTACTACCTCTCCATCGGATCGCTCTGTGTTGCAGTTGTTATTTGTTAGATCAATCTATGTTGTAGTTCTACTGGTATTACTCGTTCTGCTGAAGAGACGATGTGTTGACAGGAAACTTGAAGGTGAGACtcagacttcctga